CAGatccaaagagaaagaaagcgGATAATGAGGGAAACTTGTTCTAAATACAAGAGTAATAATAGAAGAATAATCACTCCTTATCATGTTTCTAGAATATTTGTAGAAGATAAATATAGAGTTTTATACTGTGAAGTACCAAAAGCCGGCTGCTCTAACTGGAAACGTGTGCTCATGGTTCTTAACGGGCTGGCTTCTTCCACAAAAGATATACAACACAACACAGTGCACTATGGAAACTATTTAAAAAGGCTGGATGGGTTTGATCACAAAGGAATTTATCATAGGCTCAACACTTACACGAAGATGCTTTTTATTCGTGAACCTTTTGAAAAGTTGGTATCTGCGTTTCGGGACAAGTTTGAACATCCAAACAATTACTACCACCCGGTGTTTGGAAAAGCCATCATTTCCAGATACCGTGTCAATGCCACCAAAGAAGCATTAAGGACAGGCTCTGGAGTCAAATTTAAAGAGTTCATCCAGTATCTCCTGGACGTACATAGGCCAGTGGGTATGGATATCCACTGGGATCACGTCAATAGGCTTTGCAGCCCATGTTTAATAGACTACGACTTTGTTGGGAAATTTGAAAGTATGGAAGAAGATGCAAACTTTTTCTTGCACTTAATTGGTGCTCCACAAAATTTAACCTTCCCCAAGTTTAAAGACAGGCACTCCAATGAAGAAAGAACTACCACTAAAATTACACAACAGTATTTTGCAGAGCTTTCTCCTTCTCAACGACAACGAAGCTATGACTTTTACTATATGGATTATTTGATGTTTAATTACTCAAAACCTTTTGAAGATTTATATTGATTTGAGAGCCAGGACATTTCCACAGTCATATCAATTGAACTGTATAACAAGTCCAGGTGGCTTCTGTTTATATATACTTGTCTGTTAGTAAACAATTGgttgaagagcaggaaaaaacccaaaacagaacaTAAATGGCTAGTGATGTTTACACCTTCACCTTAATTGCCTCCTTTTTCAAATCatattttttctataatttcTCCATATGAAATGTATGTACAAATATGTATAATATTATATGTCAGGGCTCCCAAATAAAGCACATAATTTTCCATGCTGGTGTGGCCTGTGTTTGCACTGGGAGGACAGTTTGAAACTGGGGAAACACAGCTGACAATTCTACAGTGGAGCCATTATTTCAAGCTCTTTACTATTTAGAAACTAAGTCTGAAAGTGACAGAGTagcaagaaaaaagaatacaCTGAGTAATATTTACAGCTCGTCAAAATCTACAACACATGAAGCCATACACTAAACAGGAACTGTGTATTTGAAGTAGTAGATTGTTATTTCCTGGTACTCATCAGTTAGTGAGGGAGAAAAAGTCCATCACACTTACACTGTTCAAAAACACACTGGTGAAAAAAACTGAATACTTAATGACCATGTGAGTGCAGTATTAAACCAGATGTTGCAATTCAGCATGAGGTCATGTTCTCCCCCTTCAGTATTTCCCTTATAGCACATTCATCTGCAAAAAGATAAAATGCAGGTGAACATTTGCATCTTTATAAATGTTATTAAGATTCTTTTAATCCTTTGCATTAACATAAACCTCTGGTTTAATCTTCATAGTCACCAGGAATATCATATCTTTCCTTCATaataagaagcaaaaataaatgcaactttcTGCCCAACAGGGTAGTTCTTTTCATTGCTGCAAACAATTTGCACTTGTTTATTCCAGTAACAATTAGATCTGActtaacacacaaaaaaatattccaggtGTTTTAGTTCAGTTGTTCATTTTCTATACTTAAGAGAAGGTTTTCTTTCATCTCTAGAAGAAATCTCTTGTGAGAATCAAATACTGGCTCTTCCACTGGTTTTGTAAATCTTCACACTAATTCTGTATACAGTAACCTTGTTTACATGTCATCTAACCACTTGAAATTATGACATTTAAATGGCCATATTGGAACAAGTCTCAAACTCTGCCACAATGCTAAACTTGGACTCCCCAGTAATTTCTAGAGTTGGCATTTCACAACCAAGAATTCCACAACAACTGGTGCTGTACAAATGTACAAACACCTAAGAAGAAACACGTTTCAAGCAGTTTCACATTTACCGGTTCAGATCCAAAAAAGTTTACTCACACAGATAGTTTCATGCATCACAAGTATTGGCATCACAGTTTTCCCAGAAACATCCAACatctttttggggttttttaaattttaatagggaaaaaattgtaaaattgcaAAATACCTTGTATTGAAAGCTTTACTGACAAATACTTCACACATATCCGACATCAgactttcattttttgttcagaGAAAAACTGTTTGCATTAGAAAAGTAACGTGGAACTTAACGCTGTTCCATGAAACCAGTCACCATTCCCGCTCTGCCCAAGCTTCTCATCACTGCCTTGCTGCTGCAGCTAACCACCTACCCCACCTTTCCACCCCCTCGGATGCTTGTTGGTCTGCTCACATGACTAGAGAGCAGCCTttttattcaaagtaatttttctgctaGGCCAGCTCACATCAGCAGTAACAGACTGGGGGCTATTCACCTGGACTGCTCTGCCAACAGGTAAGCGTGGCAGATAACCTCACTCAACAGGTCACACTCAGGAGTATCTAAGGGAAAACAAGGCACGTTAATCACTTCCTAGTGCAGACAGAGGAGAACATTCATTCTGATAGTGTTGGGATTTattgggggcaggggggtgaGGAGGCATAGTCAAGACCACCACTAGGAATTT
This Calonectris borealis chromosome 12, bCalBor7.hap1.2, whole genome shotgun sequence DNA region includes the following protein-coding sequences:
- the CHST8 gene encoding carbohydrate sulfotransferase 8 is translated as MRLTCMFSFILLFGAAGLVVFIHLQDPEEIVHQQTPGIKYNMGFQQPKKNCVSSNNQDRRLRKNTADRVATLKQSDSLHLSENVPTKLQSTNRRQSSIMFAMKDQQKGEEINSIRLHKRRRRFIIKKSPILISMNSSILNLPTLKSEDRKNKWKSLYQIQRERKRIMRETCSKYKSNNRRIITPYHVSRIFVEDKYRVLYCEVPKAGCSNWKRVLMVLNGLASSTKDIQHNTVHYGNYLKRLDGFDHKGIYHRLNTYTKMLFIREPFEKLVSAFRDKFEHPNNYYHPVFGKAIISRYRVNATKEALRTGSGVKFKEFIQYLLDVHRPVGMDIHWDHVNRLCSPCLIDYDFVGKFESMEEDANFFLHLIGAPQNLTFPKFKDRHSNEERTTTKITQQYFAELSPSQRQRSYDFYYMDYLMFNYSKPFEDLY